The DNA segment ACGGCCTGGGCAAGGCGGTCGCCTTCACGAGCGATGCCGGCCAGCGCTGGGCCACCGCTTGGACCGATTGGCCAGGCTACGAGAAATTCTTCAGCCAAGTCGTGCGCTGGTCGATGCGGCCCAACGGCGATCGCGGAAAATTCACGCTCACCACCGATCTCCAAGACGGCCGGGTGCGGCTCATCGTCACCGCCCTCGACCGAGACAACGATTTTCTCAATTTCCTCAATATGTCCGCCCGAGTGATCGGCCCCGACATGCAGCCGCTCGAGACAACGATCCGACAAATCGCCCCCGGACGGTATCTCGGCGAGTTCGACGCCAAGCAGGCCGGCAGCTACATGCTGATGGTGTCGCCCGGGCCGGGCAACCCGCCGATTTTGAGCGGCGTCGATGTTCCCTACTCGGCCGAGTATTTGGATCGCGAACCCAATGAAGAAATGTTCCGCGAGTTGGCGAGTTTGACGCCGCCGGGCGGAAAGCCGGGTATGCTGGTTCAAGACAGCCCATCCTCCGACGATTTTTCGCCCGACACCCGGTCGGCAGAGGCAGAGGCTGCCGCTGAGATCAAGAAATGGCTCGATTTCAACACGTTTCGTCACGACTTGCCGAAGGCGACGCATGTCTTCCCCGCGTGGCATCTGGCCGCGTTGGCGGCGGCGTTGCTGTTCCTGGCCGACGTTTTTGTTCGCCGGGTGCGAGTGGATGTTTCGTGGATTAGCCCGCTGGTCATGGCGGCGGTGCAAAAGTTTCGTCGCCGGCCGGCGCAATCGGTCTCGACGCCCGCCATGCTCCGCTTGCGCAATACCAAGCAAGTCGTGGCCGATTCGCTCGATCAACGTCGGATCGCGGCCCGATTCGAAGCGCCGAGCGTGCCGGATTTAAGTCCATCGCCCGAGGCCGATCGGCCACTTGAACCGGCTGCTGGATCGCAAGCCGGCAAGCCGGCAGCGCCGCGAATCGATGGCGAGCGGCCGGATGCAAACACGTATACCGGCCGGCTGTTGGCGGCAAAAAAGAAGGCCCTGGCTCAAATTCGCGATCGAGGACCGAAAGACTCCGATGGCCCGCCCGATTCCGCGCCCTCGAATTGACGGCTGCTGACGCCCCGCGACGCCAGCAGTCCGCCTAAATCGTGCGGTGTGCCGTGCTCACTGCTCTGAGCGGGCTTGTGGAGTGGTGAGCTACATTGACCAAACTGTGCGCACGCAAAGCCGCAGGCATGGGATCCGGTAGTGGCGGATTGAGATCGATCGTCCAATTTCCGAGAGGCCGTTGGTTGCATCCAGTTCACACGCGTTCTATTGGATGGACCAACATGGCTTTGCCCCAGCCCCGTTCACAGGGCTTCTCGCTGTTTCATCGTTAGCGTGCATGCCCTCCACCGGCTAAAGCCTCTACACCGAGAAGCCCCGTAAAACGGGGCTCATGAGGTGATCCTGACCCTGTTAACCCGCCGTAAACCGGCGGGCCTAGGACCGCTTCGCGGGAAGCCTCGTGAACGAGGCTGAATCGAGTGCAGCACACTCGTATGTCGTTGTCTCACTACGTTGCCCAAACATCTGAAGCGGCGAGCCACTTCGCCGAAACATGCCCACGCAAAGCCGTGGGCATGGCACCTCCCTTACGCCGTTTCAGCTTCGCTGCCTTCCAGGCCGTATTCCTTTAGCTTTTTGTGCAGCGTGTTGCGGTTGATGCCGAGGCGGCTGGCAGCTTTGGTTTGCACGTTGTCGCACGCCGCCAACACTTGGGCGATCAGTTCTCGCTCGACGCGGTTGACGATCTTCGTGTGCAACGCGTCCTCCTGCGGGCCGGCGGTGGCGAGGCCCTGTTGCACCAGTTCGTAGGTCAGCGTTTCCATATCCGCCGCCCGCAGGCGGCCGCTGCGCGGGCGCTTTTCTCCCAGCACGGCCGGCGGCAAGAGATCGCACACCAGCTCATCCCCGGTCGCCATCACGACGGACCGCTCGACGTAGTTCTGCAATTCGCGCACATTGCCGGGCCAATGATATTCTTGCAAGGCCTGCAGCGCCTTGCGATCGATATGCACGACGTAGCGATCGTTTTCCTCGTTGTAGACGTTAAGAAAATGGCTGACCAGCTCGGGAATGTCTTCCGGCCGCATCCGCAGCGGCGGCAGATGGATCGGCACGACATTGAGCCGGTAGTAAAGGTCCTCGCGGAAATTCTCCTTCTCGATTTCCTC comes from the Pirellulales bacterium genome and includes:
- a CDS encoding sigma-54 dependent transcriptional regulator, which translates into the protein MSSPLRPFDPLSPSPPIKGIIGSGPAMQEVYRITHQVARSNASVLLLGETGTGKELIAKAIHQLSNRSGGPFVRVNCGALSESLLESELFGHVRGSFTGAVANRTGRFEAAHTGTIFLDEINSTTPKLQVKLLRVLQEREFERVGDTQTIRVDTRLIAASNRDLLEEIEKENFREDLYYRLNVVPIHLPPLRMRPEDIPELVSHFLNVYNEENDRYVVHIDRKALQALQEYHWPGNVRELQNYVERSVVMATGDELVCDLLPPAVLGEKRPRSGRLRAADMETLTYELVQQGLATAGPQEDALHTKIVNRVERELIAQVLAACDNVQTKAASRLGINRNTLHKKLKEYGLEGSEAETA